The proteins below are encoded in one region of Rhododendron vialii isolate Sample 1 chromosome 7a, ASM3025357v1:
- the LOC131333391 gene encoding uncharacterized protein LOC131333391 gives MTSMATKRNVRYTRLAADEDDYVVGGYDSRYDYAPKSFDKVPWKSIALALFLLSLGCMLLFLSYFIFTGHMGGDRSQGYGLLGLGILTFLPGFYETRIAYYSWRGAAGYRFASIPDY, from the exons ATGACTAGTATGGCAACTAAGCGCAACGTTCGTTATACTCGTCTTGCTGCTGATGAAGATGACTATGTTGTTGGTGGATACGATTCTCGATATGACTATGCACCGAAGTCCTTTGACAAAGTACCTTGGAAATCCATTGCCCTTGCACTTTTCTTGCTCTCTCTTGGATGCatgcttctctttctctcctacTTCATCTTCACAGGCCACATGGGAGGAGATCGGTCTCAAGGTTATGGCCTTTTAGGACTTGGAATTCTCACCTTCCTCCCAG GATTTTACGAGACTCGAATCGCATATTACTCATGGAGGGGTGCTGCAGGGTATCGCTTTGCTTCCATTCCTGACTATTGA